The genomic window TACCATGACGCCAGAACTCAAAGATAAAATTGATAACTTGCTACAACAGAACAAGATTTTAGTTTTCATGAAGGGAAACAAGTTAATGCCCCAATGTGGTTTCTCCAACAACGTTGTGCAGATTCTCAATACTTTGGGAGTTCCCTTCGAGACAGTTGATGTTCTATCAGACTCTGAAATCCGTCAAGGAATTAAAGAATACTCTAACTGGCCGACAATTCCCCAAGTGTATATCAATGGTGAATTCCTTGGCGGTTCTGACATCTTGATTGAACTGTACCAAAAAGGTGAATTGCAGGAAAAGGTA from Nostoc sp. UHCC 0926 includes these protein-coding regions:
- the grxD gene encoding Grx4 family monothiol glutaredoxin; protein product: MTPELKDKIDNLLQQNKILVFMKGNKLMPQCGFSNNVVQILNTLGVPFETVDVLSDSEIRQGIKEYSNWPTIPQVYINGEFLGGSDILIELYQKGELQEKVEVALAS